A window of Sodalis praecaptivus genomic DNA:
GGCAACGGCGCGGAATTTAATCTCAGCCATATTCTGATTCCGCTGCCGGAAAACCCGAGCCAGGATCAGGTGGATAAAGCGGAAGCGCTGGCCAATTCGTTAGTCGAGCAGAGCAAGAGCGGCGCGGACTTTGGCAAGTTGGCAATCACTTACTCCGCTGACCCGCAGGCGCTGAAAGGCGGTCAAATGGGCTGGGGGAAACTTGAAGAGCTGCCGTCGCTGTTCGCGGCGCGCTTGCAGGGCGCTCAGAAGGGCAGCATTGTCGGCCCGATCCGCTCCGGCGTCGGTTTTCATATCCTGAAAGTCAACGACATTCGCGGCGGCGACCAGAAAGTGGCGGTGACCGAAGTACATGCGCGCCACATTCTTTTACGCACCTCGGTGGTGATGACCGATCAGCAGGCTCGCGCCAAGCTTGAGGATATCGCGGCGCAAATCAAGAGCGGTCGCCTCAGCTTTAGCGCCGCCGCTAAACAGCTGTCGGAGGATCCGGGTTCCGCCAATCAGGGTGGCGATCTGGGCTGGAGCTCCGCCGATGCCTTCGACCCGGCCTTCCGCGATGCGCTGATGCACCTGAAGAAAGGGGAAATCAGCACGCCGGTGCATTCGTCCTTCGGCTGGCATTTGATTCAGCTTATCGACACCCGTCAGGTGGACCGCACCGACGCCGCCCAGAAAGACCGCGCCTATCGCCTGCTGTTCAACCGTAAGTTCGCCGAAGAGGCGCAAACCTGGATGCAGGAGCAGCGCGCGTCCGCCTATGTGAAAATTATCGACAACAATGGGCAATAACCAACGCATTGTCATCACTCCCGGCGAACCCGCCGGGATAGGTCCCGATCTCGTCGCCCTACTGGCTCAGCAGGCGTGGCCGGTCGAGCTGGTGATCTGCGCCGATCCGGCGCTGTTAACGGCGCGGGCGCGGCAGCTCAACCTGCCGCTGCGGCTGCACCCCTACCGTCCCGAAGAGCCGGCTACGCCGCGCCAGGCTGGGGAGCTGACGGTGCTAGCCATCGAGGCGCCGGCGCCGGTCACTGCCGGTGAACTCAATGCCGCCAATAGCCATTATGTGATAGCGACCCTGGCCCGCGCCTGCGACGGCTGCCTCAGCGGCGAGTTCGCCGCGCTGCTCACCGGTCCGGTGCATAAGGGCATTATTAACGACGGCGGCCTGCCGTTTAGCGGCCATACCGAATATTTCGCCGAACGCAGCGGCCGCGATCGCGTCGTTATGATGTTGGCCACCGCGTCGCTGCGCGTCGCGCTCGCCACCACCCACTTGCCGCTGCTGGCGGTTCCGGGCGCCATCACCCGCCAGTCCCTGGATGAAGTCATTACGATTTTGGTCCAGGATCTCAAGCGGCAATTCGGTATCGCCGAGCCGTGCATCTATGTCTGCGGGCTTAATCCCCACGCCGGCGAAGGCGGCCATATGGGCCGGGAAGAAATCGAAGTGATCACGCCTGCCCTGGATACGCTGCGCGCCAAAGGGTATAATCTGGTCGGTCCGTTGCCTGCCGATACCCTATTTCAACCGAAATATTTACAGCAGGCGGATGCGGTGCTGGCGATGTATCACGATCAGGGTCTGCCGGTGCTGAAATATCAGGGATTCGGCCGGGCGGTCAATATCACGCTGGGGCTCCCCTTCATTCGTACCTCCGTCGATCACGGCACCGCCCTGGAGCTGGCCGGGTCGGGACAGGCGGAGGCCGGCAGTATCAAAACGGCGCTTAATCTCGCCATCGACATGATAAAACATCGTAATGAATAACCGCGTTCATCAGGGGCATCTGGCGCGCAAGCGTTTCGGCCAGAACTTTCTGCACGATAGCTCAATTATTGATGCTATTGTTGCCGCCATTCATCCCGAGCCCGGCCAAGCCATAGTGGAAATCGGCCCCGGCCTGGGCGCCCTGACCGAGCCAGTGGCGGAGCGCATCGACGCCATGACCGTTATCGAGCTTGACCGTGATTTGGCCGCCCGCCTGGCCAGCCATCCTTTCTTGCAGTCCAAGCTCAACATCGTGCAGCAGGACGCGATGACGGTGGATTTCGCCGCGCTGTCCGCCGAACGGGGCCAGCCGCTGCGGGTGTTCGGCAATCTGCCCTACAACATTTCCACGCCGCTTATGTTCCACCTTTTCAGCTATACTCATGCCATTCGCGATATGCACTTTATGCTGCAAAAAGAGGTGGTCAACCGGCTGGTGGCGGGCCCGAACAGCAAGGCCTACGGCCGGTTGAGCGTGATGGCGCAGTACTACTGCAACATCATCCCGGTGCTGGAAGTGCCGCCGACCTCGTTCCGCCCGGCGCCGAAAGTGGATTCGGCGGTGGTGCGGCTGGTGCCCTATGCTACGCTACCGTTCCCGGTCCGCGATTTGAGTAAACTGGCCACGTTGACCAGCCTGGCGTTCAACCAGCGCCGCAAGACGCTGCGCAACAGTCTGGGCAACCTTTTCAGTGCGCAACAGTTGGCGGAACAGGGTATCGACGCGAC
This region includes:
- the surA gene encoding peptidylprolyl isomerase SurA, with amino-acid sequence MKNWRTFILGLALCAQGALAAPQVVDKVAAVVDNGVVLESDVNSMLTTVKRGAQEANQQLPDDATLRRQILDRLIMDNIILQLAQRANITISDEQLDQAIGNIAAQNHMTLDQLRSRLAYDGMDYNTYRAQIRKEMLIAEVRNGEVRRRVTILPQEVESLAQQIAAQTGNGAEFNLSHILIPLPENPSQDQVDKAEALANSLVEQSKSGADFGKLAITYSADPQALKGGQMGWGKLEELPSLFAARLQGAQKGSIVGPIRSGVGFHILKVNDIRGGDQKVAVTEVHARHILLRTSVVMTDQQARAKLEDIAAQIKSGRLSFSAAAKQLSEDPGSANQGGDLGWSSADAFDPAFRDALMHLKKGEISTPVHSSFGWHLIQLIDTRQVDRTDAAQKDRAYRLLFNRKFAEEAQTWMQEQRASAYVKIIDNNGQ
- the rsmA gene encoding 16S rRNA (adenine(1518)-N(6)/adenine(1519)-N(6))-dimethyltransferase RsmA; the encoded protein is MNNRVHQGHLARKRFGQNFLHDSSIIDAIVAAIHPEPGQAIVEIGPGLGALTEPVAERIDAMTVIELDRDLAARLASHPFLQSKLNIVQQDAMTVDFAALSAERGQPLRVFGNLPYNISTPLMFHLFSYTHAIRDMHFMLQKEVVNRLVAGPNSKAYGRLSVMAQYYCNIIPVLEVPPTSFRPAPKVDSAVVRLVPYATLPFPVRDLSKLATLTSLAFNQRRKTLRNSLGNLFSAQQLAEQGIDATLRAENLSVEHYCRLANVLAERPVSQD
- the pdxA gene encoding 4-hydroxythreonine-4-phosphate dehydrogenase PdxA, with protein sequence MGNNQRIVITPGEPAGIGPDLVALLAQQAWPVELVICADPALLTARARQLNLPLRLHPYRPEEPATPRQAGELTVLAIEAPAPVTAGELNAANSHYVIATLARACDGCLSGEFAALLTGPVHKGIINDGGLPFSGHTEYFAERSGRDRVVMMLATASLRVALATTHLPLLAVPGAITRQSLDEVITILVQDLKRQFGIAEPCIYVCGLNPHAGEGGHMGREEIEVITPALDTLRAKGYNLVGPLPADTLFQPKYLQQADAVLAMYHDQGLPVLKYQGFGRAVNITLGLPFIRTSVDHGTALELAGSGQAEAGSIKTALNLAIDMIKHRNE